In the genome of bacterium, one region contains:
- a CDS encoding nodulation protein NfeD, translated as MKTTRKILLTVAVAAIALAAAARADAPLVRHLKIEGVVSPIMAEFIVEGIEQAEADRASLVVVSLDTPGGLDPSMRKIIKKILASKVPVAVYVWPPGGRAASAGTFITLAAHVAAMAPNTSIGAAHPVTLGMGGEGADEAMTEKITNDAASYIKSLARRRGRNEKWAELAVRKSASLSAEDAVTENVVDFVAENFDDLLKKVDGRKVKAAGREVVIKTKGARVEEFTPDFRQRLLAVLTDPNVAYILLIIGFYGIIFELSNPGSILPGVAGGICIILAFYALSTLPVNYAGVGLIVFAIILFLAEIKITSHGLLAVGGTISMLLGSILLINTPAQYLRISWAVIIPAVVTTLLFFLFAVGMGLRAQRRKPTTGDKGMVGERGRATTAVGPAGGQVFVRGEYWRATAAEAIPAGGSVEVVRADGLLVEVRRIA; from the coding sequence ATGAAAACGACACGGAAAATACTACTTACGGTTGCCGTCGCCGCTATAGCGCTCGCGGCTGCCGCTCGAGCCGACGCCCCCCTCGTCCGCCACCTCAAAATCGAAGGCGTCGTCAGCCCCATTATGGCGGAGTTCATCGTCGAGGGGATAGAGCAGGCCGAAGCGGACCGCGCGTCGCTGGTGGTCGTCTCGCTCGACACGCCGGGCGGCCTCGACCCGTCGATGCGCAAGATAATCAAGAAGATCCTGGCGTCGAAGGTGCCGGTGGCGGTGTACGTGTGGCCCCCGGGCGGCCGGGCCGCGAGCGCCGGGACCTTCATCACGCTGGCGGCGCACGTCGCGGCCATGGCCCCCAACACCTCCATCGGCGCGGCCCACCCGGTAACGCTGGGTATGGGCGGCGAGGGCGCCGACGAGGCCATGACGGAGAAGATAACGAACGACGCCGCCTCCTACATCAAGAGCCTGGCGCGGCGGCGAGGCCGCAACGAGAAGTGGGCCGAGCTCGCCGTCCGCAAGTCGGCCTCGCTGTCGGCGGAGGACGCCGTAACCGAGAACGTCGTCGACTTCGTCGCCGAGAACTTCGACGACCTGCTGAAGAAAGTGGACGGCCGGAAGGTGAAGGCCGCGGGCCGCGAGGTCGTCATAAAGACGAAGGGCGCGCGCGTCGAGGAGTTTACGCCCGACTTCCGCCAACGCTTACTCGCCGTACTGACGGACCCCAACGTCGCGTACATCCTCCTCATCATCGGCTTCTACGGCATCATCTTCGAGCTCTCCAACCCGGGCTCCATCCTGCCCGGCGTGGCGGGCGGCATCTGCATCATCCTCGCCTTCTACGCGCTGTCGACGCTGCCGGTGAATTACGCCGGCGTGGGGCTCATCGTTTTTGCTATAATACTTTTTTTGGCCGAGATAAAGATAACCAGCCACGGCTTGCTGGCCGTGGGAGGGACGATCTCGATGCTGCTCGGTTCTATTTTACTCATAAATACGCCCGCGCAATACCTGCGGATATCCTGGGCCGTCATCATACCGGCGGTGGTCACGACGTTGCTCTTCTTCCTCTTCGCCGTGGGGATGGGCCTGCGCGCCCAACGCCGCAAACCCACCACCGGCGACAAGGGGATGGTGGGCGAACGCGGCCGGGCTACGACGGCGGTGGGGCCCGCGGGCGGCCAGGTATTCGTCCGCGGCGAGTATTGGCGCGCCACCGCGGCCGAGGCCATCCCCGCGGGCGGGTCGGTGGAAGTGGTCCGCGCCGACGGCCTGTTAGTGGAAGTCCGCCGCATCGCGTAA